CCTATATTTCTTTCGAAGCAACGTTGACacctctcgttctcctttctccttcgTCACCTTCCACGCTGATGGCTCTCTAGGTTATTGGCGAGGACAGAGCGCTCAGTGTTCGGATGAGGGAGTACACGCAGGAGAGCAGAAAAGCACCTCGAGCGACAACTGTGCCCGGCCGCGATATCggccgaaaaaaaaacgtcgGGCAAACGTGCACGCGTACATCACGCGGTGTATCCCCTGCGCTCATCGACAACGCGTGAGATCCAAGCAAGCAAACACTGCACTTCCCCTGAATAGGAAAACACACCAATTACACGTCGACTACCTAAGATGGATGTGCACGACAGTGAAACTGAATTGAACTGTGGGGGTGGTGAGAAGGTAGTTCATCGGGCAAAGGAAGGCGCGCGCTTTAGAAGTGGTGTAGCACATAATTCTCGACCCGCGGCTTCCAGAGCGCACTCGCCATGGCGATCCCACTAAGCATCAGAAAGAAAACCGTGCATGTCGAAGGTAGAAGGACGAGATGGTGAAACTTGAATCTCAGCAACGACGTCAGCGATGCCTCACATGTCTGCTCATACTTGGCGTTTTCAGCTGAGCACCGCGTGGCACACATTGTGTGCGGCCagtccacctcctcgcgcgtGTTAATGTCGAACGTCGTTCCGTTGGCGGCCTCGAAATAGCAAGCAGTAGGCGCTATAACTGCACCTCCGAGTGGGGCGTCGTCAAGAGCAACGCTCCGGCAACACTGAGTTTTCTTGAAGCCAGCACACTCCAGTTTATTCTGCACGTCGCACACCACTCCaggctgcgccgccaccataCTGGCCCAGACTGCTTGCAGTCCATTGAGATTGCGGAAACGAATATGGATCATGTATGTCACGCACATCCCACACAAAACTGCATAGAAGAAAAGTAGTACGGCAAGGAACACTGACAGAGaggagcgcctgcagcagcagcttgaGACGCATCCGAGTATGCCGGTCGCAAGGATGAGAAAACCAGCTGCGACCGCGAgcatgccgctgctggtgcaggtAACGCCAAACAACGAAAGAGCAGAGAATAAGCAGCTGGAAAACCGCAAAAGAACCCCTATTCCGAAGAGGCTAAGAATGCCAGATAAGAGGCcgagggcggcgcggcactTGTTGAGACGCTGACACCGCGCGCCTTGATGAAGAGTCGGTGCGCCGTTTAGCTGCCTGTACACATCGTTCACCCAGTCGatgtcgtcctcctcgaccTCCATGGCAGCACCCGAAGCGAGAGCGTTCggctctccctcctccgtgagCAGGCGGACGCTATCTAAGATGCTCATAGGAAGGTGAAAAACAGACTTGTACAGGACACAGTGAAGCCTGGAAAAACACCCTCGCGCAGTTGCGCGTATACGCACAGTGGGTAGTCCCTATAGgaggcggtgtgtgcgtgggcgtaAAAAATGTGACGAGGGCGTGTGGATGGCAGAAGAGCAGCCGGGGAAGCGGTGAAGGGAACAGGAAAAACAAGAGGCAAAGAGTGGGtagaggggggtggggcgtaGTTACCGCGTTACGTGTCTACATGCGCACACAAGAAAGCAAACAGCACCGCAGAGCTGCTTGGGGCAGTCATTTCGCCTGGCTGCAATGACTGGGCTCTCGCGGCCTCTGCCTTGAGGCTCGGCAGAGCTGAGCACGTACGTATAGAGACGAGAGTCAGTAAAGGGTGGCCAGAGGCAGCCAATGCGAAGAAAGACAGCCAAGAGGCAAATGTCAGTACTTTTGCACCGCGCTCGAGACTTTTTGTGTGCGCTACGTTCAACCGAGTCGGAGAGGGTGGGATCCGTTTCGGGTCATGCCtcggtgtgtgggtgtcggtCTGTGTATCTGTgaggagaggtgagaggaACATTAGGAGTGCGAGGCAGGCTTTTTTTCATACGCCTTGTTCCACTTCGCGCAAAAAGCGTTGGTTGCCGCGTCGTAGGTGACGTGAAGCTCTGCCAGCGCCAAGCGGCCGTGCAGACACCTGTAGCGCGAAAAGGGGCGGTGTGGGTTACCCTGCGAGATGGAGTGCCGTTGCCAAATGTCTGCGTGATCAATGACGCGCTCCAtctcctcgctgtcgtgTTGGTAAACCGGGAAAACCTTAATGGCTATGTAGGGATCCACTGCTTCGTCACGACATCGCAGTAAGAATCTGAGGAACACCTGCTTCACAGGCTCACTCGGCACTTGCTCCTTCTGGACTCGTTGATAGATGCGCCGCAGAAAacctgcagcagcctcgGCATAGAAGGAGAGCAGTCGCGTTTCCACCTCATCCATCACGGCATTTGACGTGCCGCGTACATGGCGTACCTCTTCCACTTTCAGCACTTCTTTCCGAAGTGGGGCGCACACGGTGCTGAGGGTAAAGCGGAGATCCGCGCGAGAGCGGTAGTGCACGTACAGCGGCTGTGATGGCAGGCCGTACACTGTCAACTCTCCATCTGGGAAAGCAGACGAAGCGTTGTCGTTTCCCTCCCACGCTCCGCTGGCACTTctcctgcgcagcagcaaggacATGTATGTCTGTATCTCCGCCCCTCCCTTACGATCATTCAGGAGGATGCTGTACATTTCGCTGCTCGATACGCGGCTATATGAGATACTCTTGTACAGATTCTTTCGCGAAAACTTAGAGATGCAGCGGTAGCGCAGTCCCACCACCCGCCGTGTCATCGTTGTTGAGGTCGGCTGTGTCGCCGCAGTGACGTCGGCAAATATGTTGTGCTCCAATCCAAGACGGCCGAGGGCATCTGGAGTAAGTTCATCATGCTCCACCAACGGAGCGCCAAGTACGGCTAACCACGGCAAGGGATGATAGAGGACCGGCGTACTGCCCTCTGTGGCCATACCCCACGCCAGACTGCTACCGCCGAGGGTTCGCAGCTTTTCCGGCTCCACGCCGGAGTCGACGCTCGTGCAGGTTTCACACACTCGGGGTTCGCCGCACGGCTGCACCAGTGCCTCCACACCAAGCGCTGACACGCAGGCAAGTGTAACATCTTGCCGCACTGGAAAGGCAACAATTTCCGGACTTGCGTTGTCGGCCAACGGCACTTCAAAGACATCGGTTGCGTAGTTGTCGCATTTCCCCAAGAAGAGCGGGCGCCTGGGTGGTACACCGGGCGTGTCGCCGTGAGCCTTGAAGGACGGTAGCACAAACAGCGTCGCCGAGAAGCCCATGGACGATCGGCAATCTTCCAGAAAAGAGGCGGAGTATTGCTGCAGTAGTCTGTAGACAGTTGCGAGCCCAACGCCTGGGTCAGGCATCGCCGCGTCCTCGGCCGCGACGGGTTTCGACGTGGCCTGCAGATAGGCGAGGtaagacaacaacaaagagaagATGTGTTCGTTGGCGTAGAGCATGTCCGGTACCTCGTTCGTCAATACAGCATTGCGAACAATACTGTCGCACAGGGCCCGCTCTGTGTTGcgcagagaaaggggaagtcGCTCCCAGTCAGAGTGCATGATGTTAGGCAGGTTGGGAAACTTCAATCGCATGAAAGCCCAGTCCAGCTGTTCATAAGCCTTCTCCGGCGCCGATCGCTGGAGAGGCACGTCAGTGCACTGAACAACCGCCTTCTTTCGAATGGTGGAGTTGAAAAAGAGCTCACGCGGTCGtacagcgaagagggagagtggTACGGTAGGAGGCAAGAGTTCCTTCGACAGAGAGAGTCGGGGACACCCTGTTGCGCTGTCATACCACAGTAAAGGCTCGCCAGCAGTAAGGCAGAGGCACGGATGTGGCCTCAGCAATGAGGGCGCAGGCTCTTTGTCGAACAAGAGTGTCTCCGACAGGTTATAAAGTGGGAAACAGTTTCGTGCCTGCTGCTCTAACAGTTCTAGCTGCCACTCCACCTCCTGCTGTAATCCCAGGCGGGCGGTccactcttctcttgccagcgcctccagtgCAACGTCAAAGCTCGACTGCACCGCCTCGTAGACGGCACTACTCATGGGCCAGGGTGTCAtagcaggtgctgctgtcgccgctgcgccagagcaccaccacgtccTCCCAATGCAGCTCAGCAGACTTCGGTGAAACAGAGGCTCTGTGCGGgcctgcagtggctgcgCAGTGGCTCGCGGCACCGGCTCGCTTGGGAACAGCAGATCGCCAACCAAGCCGCGAACTCCATTCACTTCGGCCACACCCACAGGCAGAACCAGCACATCCTTGTAAAGGAGATCTGAAAACGCACGTTGGATGCGTGCAAAGAGGGGTGCGCGAGTGCTGTTGTCATCCTCCAGTTGGCGAGTATCAACCTCAAAGAACAAGCTCAGCTTGGACAGGAAATGCACAAGGGAAGGGACCACAAGCACACCTTTCCGTTTGCTCGTCGCTGAGTTACCGGTGTTTTTCTCTGCAATGTACTCGTCCATGTCGCCGTCGGCCTCTTTGTCATCCATCGAGTTACTCACCTCAGTGCTGGTACCCAGCGAGAGCGAGTAAACGGCTCTATCAGAGCCACACTGTGTCCACATCATGGCGCACTcgtccctcttctccactaCCACATCCAAGACGAAGACTGTCGGACTGCCGTTTGTACCCTtgagggagagcgacgctACGTATTGCTCCCCCTCGGTGACAACCCAGTCTTTTGATGGCCTGTGCTGAGACAGCAGAAATGCCTCGGCCAGGTAATGACTGCACGAGACTCGCAGTCGCGTCTCTGCGTTCTCGCTCATTCCTGCTGCCGAGATGAAGACATTGACGCTGGGGGAAAAGATTATCTCGTCAGGGGTGGGGTAGAAGCTCACCATACACAAGTCTCTGTAGCCAGCATCATAGCGTCGCTTCTTCCACTCGGCAGCGGTCGCTATCGTCGTCACTTCGACCTGCAGAAACGCCCTCGCTCCtttgcagcaccgcagcagggCTGCTCCCTCCATATACCCTTGCAGCCGCACCCGACCCACCGCCAAGCCAGTAAGCGGGAAGAGAGTGCGCATCGGGCGGTGCATGTACACAAGCGGCTCGTCATTGGGGTCTTTGTGGATATCGCCACACCACAGCACCGTCTTCCACAGCTTGCGTGTGGCACCTGGAGCTTGATCAACATCGCACGTCGGTGACACTCGCTGCCTGGCCCCGCAGTACAAGAAAGCGTGACTCCACCACTCACCGTTAAACAAGAGCAGCCCAGCAACGGCGCCAGGTAGGAGGCGTAACGCCAGTGCCAGATCTGCACAAACGTCGGCGGGGAGTGCCACCTCCTCATTTCCGGTCCCAGAGCCGTTGCTCGCGAAGGAGCGCGATAGCGCCTGTGTTGCAGAGATGCCAACAGAGCGGCAGAGCGACAACAGATTGCTTGACCGCGGCACTCCGGCATCGGCAACACGCCGAATCCATCCGAGTCCAAGGGAGACCAACACCTCCCCGACATCGGTGCCGTGACTCTCCTCCCCAGTACTCTCGCACAGGACCCAAGCCGTCCCACGGACATTGGCGAGGTACTCGTACATCTCGAGTTGGGTGTTGTACGCAATGTCCTTGTCACTGGGAAAGACCGCGTGCACGTGCACGAGCAGCTCccggtggagaagagaagtcTGCGCCCACCGCATTGCCGCAAATCCTTTCACTGTCGACGGCAACTGGCACACAGTGGCATCAAGAATGagaagcggaggaagagTCACGGCGTCGTCACACTTATCCGCGGACATCCACGAAACGCGGTACACATCGCCTCGCATCACATCCTCGACAACGCACCGGCGCACCGcgcaaaagagagcagagcgcTCACGCCTTTGCAGCTGCGAGAGCCACGTGGACTCCGAACCATTTACGTCCGCGTGTAACTCTGCCTCCAGTAGCGCATCAAACCTCACCACGCTAGGACGCACGACACACGCTACCCCGGCACGCACGAGGGTCTCCTGCAAGGAACACCAGTGCAGCTCCTCGGTTCGGTCATACCGCGACTCtgcagagaagagcacaTCACCGTAGCCTTCTAATGGAAAGTTACTATAAAAGTCTTGTCGCAGGTAAATACGCATCGCATCATTAACCCTTCTCAAGACGGCTGCAATGGTGTTCATCAGCTCCAGAGCAGTGCCACGCGGCACATCTACTGCTGTCAGTTCACAGCTTAGTTTTCGCCTATACGACGGTACGCTAACAAGGAAGACATTTTTGGCAATCCATTCGACGCTGGAGACGCATAGCAGTACGTCGTCGCAGCGCCACGGCTCATTGTGCTCGCCGCAGCTTTGCATTTCTTTGACTTCACTCCTGCACCGATGCCCATGCGTGTAGGCCACTAAAGCCAACGTCGCCAATCCTCGCCACCATGAGGATACTCGTTGGATGGCGGGTGAAAACGCAGATCGCCACAATACAAGAAAAAAGCGATGAAACACACAAtgggagaagaggacgaaGCGAAGTGATGAGAAGTCGGACGCAGACCCGGAGAGGTGTGGGCTTCGGAAAGAGGGAACGATGAGAAGCAATGCATGTAGTCGAGATATGAAGAATGCGTACATCTCGCTCCAGCTGCCTCGTAGTCACGTCGTCCATTCGCATTTCAGATCCgccgtggggagggggagggggaggggggacaagGAAATCCCAACGGATGCCAGACAAGAAGCAAGGCGCAATCAGTCTGGGTTGCTTAGAAGGACTGTAGATGTCCTTGCGTGCTTTGTCGTGTCTTCTTCTAAAGCGCAGCATCGACGCCAAATCAACGTGCGCCATTTTCTGTGGCTCGTATCGCGCCACGTTGAATACTAacttccccccaccccacaaaaaaaaaatttcCGTTTCGATGCCGGCAACATTTCCGTACGGTAACATCCTCTCGCATTCTCTTATGCAGCATGCTCGATAGCAAAGGACGCCGAAGCGAGAGGGTGAGCCCATGGAAATGTCTTTGAATTTATTGATGTTCTGTGGGGCAAAACTGAAGATGTTAAAGTGCCCCTACATGTGTAGGGCACGACAGTAGAACACGCGCGGcggttttcttctcccctcaaCAAGTCGATTTGGCCATAGAAGATGAGCGGTCACTCCCCACACCCCAGCCGCCCTGTCATCGGGCCATCGCGTGATGCAGAGCAGCCGTAGAGCCACGTAGTACAACAATGTAGGCCCAGCCACCCGAGCACAGCATCTGCCACAAACTCGGCCCACCTTTGCTCCACACGTCGCCGCACAGCCGCTTTCATTGTGCCCGTCGCCACCTGATGCATccacctccccaccccaccccggcGCAACGAAGGGGTCCCACAacagcgggcagcgagggtcgGCTGAGACAcattcgagccacgctgacactctCTCCAACGCAGGGATGGCATAAACGccttcgctgtcgcaggGCGCACTGACTTCCCCACGTCGAGGGCACTTGGCCCCGTCACTGCCAGAAGTGGATCGGCATTTGGCCGGGAGAGGGCGAGCTGCCAGGCCTCCCCAGACTGAGCGGCCACCCGATCTCGATACCGGGAGGAGGTGTGCCCCATCACCAGCAGACGCGCGGCGACCGAGTAGTGAAAGGGAAGTCCCTCTCCACTTTGACTAGAAGGTGGAGAAGTCGTGCTCGCTCACCACAAATCCACCCACGAGTGGCAGAGCCGCAGCGCACCCCACGTAGTGACCTACTTGCGTGGTGCGCGCTGTCGGCGCTACGCAAGGCGGCATTGTCCCTCTCTCAGTGCTGCCCCACAGAGAGGCCGGTGTTAATCGCGAGAGCCACAGGTGGTGCTTGTGTGGGCTGTTCGGTGTCGGGTACAGAAGTGAGGCTCTTGCCTGTGGCCGTGGAACCGCTACAAGTTGGGCGAGTGCAGGCGTAAGCCCCACAGCGGCGAAAAGGCTAACGACTCGGATCAAGAGCCACTCTGCCGCAATGACACTGCAGATTATGTCGGTTAAGTCAACCTGTATCGTCGGCACCACCTTCAGATGGTtcgctcctgccgctgcgtctcgcACGCAGACTCGATTCGCGGTCGGCGACGGCTTCTTCGTCGACAGAGTGCTGCTCATGTTGCGTATCCACTCGGCCACGTGCTCCTCGCCGATACGTAGCACGTCTGGTGTCACGGCAGCGTTTTCCTCTGCGAGGCTtacgacaacaacaaaagtTGAAGAAAGCTGTCGCTTTCGCTCCATACGGTCGTGTTGCCGTGCCGCGTACCGACGCACCAATGGCCAAGGGCATCTATGCGCCAACTCCATCATGCGGCACCACAACGAGGTATCCACGGCACCAGTGCTCTGCAACACAGGCACGGGTATGGCAACGTAGTCGGGATAGACAGGCGCATCAGTGCGGTTGTAGCGCAGTACTGCACCAAGAGCTGCAAATATGT
The window above is part of the Leishmania panamensis strain MHOM/PA/94/PSC-1 chromosome 33 sequence genome. Proteins encoded here:
- a CDS encoding hypothetical protein (TriTrypDB/GeneDB-style sysID: LpmP.33.0200); this translates as MSILDSVRLLTEEGEPNALASGAAMEVEEDDIDWVNDVYRQLNGAPTLHQGARCQRLNKCRAALGLLSGILSLFGIGVLLRFSSCLFSALSLFGVTCTSSGMLAVAAGFLILATGILGCVSSCCCRRSSLSVFLAVLLFFYAVLCGMCVTYMIHIRFRNLNGLQAVWASMVAAQPGVVCDVQNKLECAGFKKTQCCRSVALDDAPLGGAVIAPTACYFEAANGTTFDINTREEVDWPHTMCATRCSAENAKYEQTCEASLTSLLRFKFHHLVLLPSTCTVFFLMLSGIAMASALWKPRVENYVLHHF
- a CDS encoding hypothetical protein (TriTrypDB/GeneDB-style sysID: LpmP.33.0210), whose protein sequence is MQSCGEHNEPWRCDDVLLCVSSVEWIAKNVFLVSVPSYRRKLSCELTAVDVPRGTALELMNTIAAVLRRVNDAMRIYLRQDFYSNFPLEGYGDVLFSAESRYDRTEELHWCSLQETLVRAGVACVVRPSVVRFDALLEAELHADVNGSESTWLSQLQRRERSALFCAVRRCVVEDVMRGDVYRVSWMSADKCDDAVTLPPLLILDATVCQLPSTVKGFAAMRWAQTSLLHRELLVHVHAVFPSDKDIAYNTQLEMYEYLANVRGTAWVLCESTGEESHGTDVGEVLVSLGLGWIRRVADAGVPRSSNLLSLCRSVGISATQALSRSFASNGSGTGNEEVALPADVCADLALALRLLPGAVAGLLLFNGEWWSHAFLYCGARQRVSPTCDVDQAPGATRKLWKTVLWCGDIHKDPNDEPLVYMHRPMRTLFPLTGLAVGRVRLQGYMEGAALLRCCKGARAFLQVEVTTIATAAEWKKRRYDAGYRDLCMVSFYPTPDEIIFSPSVNVFISAAGMSENAETRLRVSCSHYLAEAFLLSQHRPSKDWVVTEGEQYVASLSLKGTNGSPTVFVLDVVVEKRDECAMMWTQCGSDRAVYSLSLGTSTEVSNSMDDKEADGDMDEYIAEKNTGNSATSKRKGVLVVPSLVHFLSKLSLFFEVDTRQLEDDNSTRAPLFARIQRAFSDLLYKDVLVLPVGVAEVNGVRGLVGDLLFPSEPVPRATAQPLQARTEPLFHRSLLSCIGRTWWCSGAAATAAPAMTPWPMSSAVYEAVQSSFDVALEALAREEWTARLGLQQEVEWQLELLEQQARNCFPLYNLSETLLFDKEPAPSLLRPHPCLCLTAGEPLLWYDSATGCPRLSLSKELLPPTVPLSLFAVRPRELFFNSTIRKKAVVQCTDVPLQRSAPEKAYEQLDWAFMRLKFPNLPNIMHSDWERLPLSLRNTERALCDSIVRNAVLTNEVPDMLYANEHIFSLLLSYLAYLQATSKPVAAEDAAMPDPGVGLATVYRLLQQYSASFLEDCRSSMGFSATLFVLPSFKAHGDTPGVPPRRPLFLGKCDNYATDVFEVPLADNASPEIVAFPVRQDVTLACVSALGVEALVQPCGEPRVCETCTSVDSGVEPEKLRTLGGSSLAWGMATEGSTPVLYHPLPWLAVLGAPLVEHDELTPDALGRLGLEHNIFADVTAATQPTSTTMTRRVVGLRYRCISKFSRKNLYKSISYSRVSSSEMYSILLNDRKGGAEIQTYMSLLLRRRSASGAWEGNDNASSAFPDGELTVYGLPSQPLYVHYRSRADLRFTLSTVCAPLRKEVLKVEEVRHVRGTSNAVMDEVETRLLSFYAEAAAGFLRRIYQRVQKEQVPSEPVKQVFLRFLLRCRDEAVDPYIAIKVFPVYQHDSEEMERVIDHADIWQRHSISQGNPHRPFSRYRCLHGRLALAELHVTYDAATNAFCAKWNKAYEKKPASHS